In Acidimicrobiia bacterium, the genomic stretch CCGACTGCACCGGACAGCTTGCCGACCGCGATGTTCTTCCGCGCGTGCCGGAGCCGTTCGCGATCGCGCCGGATCTGCAGGGCCCAGAGCACGAGCTTGGCGCCGAACGTCGTCGGCTCCGCGTGGATACCGTGCGTCCGGCCGACCATCGCCGTGTCGCGGAACTCGTGCGCCCGCGCGGTCACGATCTCGTCGAGCGCGTCGAGCGCGCCGAGGAGCAGGTCGCACGCCTTCGTGAGCTGGCTGCACAGCGCGGTGTCGATGACGTCCATCGACGTGAGCCCGTAGTGCACCCACGATCCCGCGGGGAAGCCGACGCTCTCCTGTACGACGTCGACGAACGCGGCGACGTCGTGATCGGTGACCTTCTCGCGTTCGTTGATCGCGTCGACGGTGAACGCGCCCCGTTCGCGGATCGCGCGCGCGTCGTCGCGCGGGACGACGCCGAGCTCGGCCCACGCCTCGCACGCGAGGATCTCGACCTCGAGCCACGAGCCGAACTTCGCCTCGTCGCCGAACAACGCGGCCATCTCCGGCCGCGAGTAGCGCGGGATCACGATCGGGTCGCGAGCGCGGCGCCCGCAATGTCGTGGCGGTAGTGCATGCCCGGGAACGAGATGCGGTCGAGCGCGGCGTACGCGCGGTCGCGTGCGTCGCGAATCGTCGGCGCGATCGCGGTGACGTCGAGCACGCGGCCGCCCGCAGTGACGATCGCGCCGTCGTCGCGACGCGCGGTGCCCGCGTGGAACACGGTCACGCCGTCGATCCCGGCCGCGGCTTCGAGTCCGTCGATCACGTCACCGCCCCGCACTGGCGCCGGGTAGCCCTCGGCCACGGCGACCACGGTGATGCACGCGTCGTCGCGGAAGCCGACCTCGGTCTCCAACCGACCCCCCGCCGACTCGATGCAGTGGCGCAGCAGATCGGACTCGAGCCGCGGGATCACCACCTGGCATTCCGGGTCACCGAATCGCACGTTGTACTCGATCACCTTCACGCCGTCGTTCGTCAGCATCAGGCCCGCGTACAGGATGCCGCGATAGTCGATGCCGCGCAGGCGCAGCTCGTCGAGCGTCGGCCGCACCGCCTTCGCCATCGCCTCCTCGACGACGTCGGCCCCGGCCACCGGTACCGGCGAGTACGCGCCCATGCCCCCGGTATTGGGACCGCGGTCGCCGTCGCCGACCCGCTTGTGGTCCTGCGCCGGTGCGAGCGGGACCGCGTCGCGACCGTCGCACAGCACGAGCAACGACACCTCCGGCCCGCTCAGGCCCTCCTCGATCACCAGCGTTCGGCCCGCGTCGCCGAACGCCGCACCGGACAGGTAGTCGTGCACCGCGTCGCGAGCGTCGCCCATCGAGTCGGTCACGACGACGCCCTTGCCCGCGGCGAGGCCGCTGGTCTTCACGACGTAGCTCGAGCCCGACATCCGTTCCAGATACGCGAACGCAGCGTCCTCGTCGCCGGCACCGAAGGTCGCATGGGTCGCGGTCGGGACGCCGATGAGGGCGAGCAGCTCCTTCATCCACGCCTTCGAGCCTTCGAGCTGCGCCGCCGCGGCGGTCGGACCGAACGCGAGCCGGCCCCGCGCCTGCACCGCGTCGACCGCGCCGGCCACGAGCGGAACCTCGGGGCCGACGATCACGAGCCCGGCGTCGACTTCGTCGGCGAGCGCCGCGATCGCGGCCGGATCGTCGACCGCGACCGGGACGCAACGGCCGAGCGCCGCGATGCCGGGATTGCCGGGCGCGGCGACGAGCTCGTCGAGCTCGGGCGAGCTCGCCAGCGCGTCCGCGAGCGCGTGCTCACGACCGCCTCCGCCGACGAGGAGGACGCGCACCGGTCAGGCGGCTCTCGGCCGCACGACCGTCTGATCGCGCGCCGGGCCCACCGAGACGAAGCTCACGTGCGCGCCCGCGACCGTTTCGATGAAGCGCACGTAGTCGCGCGCGGCATCGGGCAGGTCCTCGAGGTGCTCGGCTTCTTCGATGTCGCACTGCCAGCCGGGCAACGTCTCGTACACCGGTCGCACCTTGTGCAGCACCGACTGGTGGTACGGCACGTGCTCGTAGCGCTCGCCGTTCTCGCCCTCGTACGCGACGCAGACCTTCAGCTCCGCGAGCGGTGAGAGGACGTCGAGCTTCGTGATCGCGAGCTCCGTGCACGTGTTGAGCCGCACCGCGTGACGCAGCATCACACCGTCGATCCAACCGGGCCGGCGCTTCCGGCCGGTGTTCGTGCCGTACTCGTGACCGCGCTCGATCATCAGCTCGGCGATCGGGTCGGGTGGGAACAGCTCGGTCGGAAACGGACCGCTCCCGACGCGGGTCGTGTACGCCTTCACGACGCCGACGATGCGCTCGATCGCGCGCGGCCCCACACCCGCGCCCGTGCACACACCACCGGCGACCGGGTTGCTCGACGTCACGAACGGATAGGTGCCATGGTCGAGATCGAGGAACGTCGCCTGCGCGCCCTCGAACAGCACCCACTGGCCCGCTTCGAGCGCCTCGTGCACGAGGTACACCGTGTCGTCGATCATCGGCGCGAGGCGCGGCACGAACTCGAGGTAGCGGCGCGCGATCTCGTTCGCGTCCATCGGCAGCCGGTTGTAGACCTTCGCGAGCACACCGTTCTTCTCGCGGAGTGCGAGGTCCAACTTCTCCTTGAAGATCTTCGGGTCGAGAAGGTCCTGGACACGCAGACCGACGCGCAACGCCTTGTCGGCGTACGCGGGACCGATGCCCCGCTTCGTCGTGCCGAGCTTGTTCTTACCGAGGAAACGCTCGGTCACGCGGTCGAGCTCCTGGTGGTACGGCATGATCAGGTGGGCGTTGCCCGACACGCGCAGGCGGCGCGTGTCGATGCCGCGGCTCTCGAGCATGTCGAGCTCGTCGATGAGCACGGCGGGGTCGACGACGACGCCGTTCGCGATCACCGGCACGACCCACGGGTACAGCACGCCGCTCGGTGTGAGCTGGAGCTTGAACACCTCGCCGTCGACGACGAGCGTGTGCCCCGCGTTGTGTCCGCCCTGATAACGGACGACGAGTGCGGTCTCCTTGGCGAGGTAGTCGGTGAACTTCCCCTTCGCCTCGTCGCCCCACTGGGTACCGACGATCACCGCGCCGGGCATCGGCAAACCTCTCGAGCCGGCGGGCAGCGGCGCGCGTCCAGCGCGTCAGCAGTCACGTTGGGGAGAGCGTAGTGGATCGGTCGCGTGTCCTCCCGGGCCGTTCCGGAGAGCCGCGACGGGGCCTCCTACGACGTGCGGGTTCGCCGCCGCAACCGACGCAGGACCCGGTGGTTCGGCTCGTCAGTCGGCCCGTGCGAGCCGCTGGTTCACGCGCGCCGCCTGACGGGTCTGATGGTCCCGTTCGGCGAGATTGGGCGCGTGGCGCGCGGCATCCGCGTACAGGCGCGCCGCGAGCTCGAGCTCGCCGTTCTTCTCGTGCAGGTACGCGGCGACGGCCTCGCGCCGCGGAACGTTCGAGTCGATCGCGGCCAGCGCGGCCAGACCGGCGGGCGCGCCGTCGGCCTCGCCGACCGCGACCGCGCGGTTCAGACGGACGATCGGCGTATCGGCGAACCGGAGGAGCTCGTCGTACCACTCGACGATCTGGACCCAGTCGGTCTCCTCGACCCGCGCCGCGTCGGCGTGCAGCGCGGCGATCGCGGCTTGCGCCTGGTATTCGCCGAGGCGATCGCGTGCGAGCGCAGCGTGCGTGATGTCGACGCCCTCCGCGATCAGATCCGTGTCCCACTGGCTGCGGTCCTGATCGGCGAGCGGCACGATGCGGCCGTCCGCGGCGGTGCGACTGCGGCGCCGGGCATGGTGCAGCAACATCAGCGCGAGCAGCCCCTGGACCTCGGGCTCGTCGACCAACCTCGCGAGCTGCCGCGTCAGCCGGATCGCCTCCGCCGCGAGATCGATCGCCCCGGAGTAGCCCTCGTTGAAGACGAGGTAGAGCACCCGCATCACCGTGCGCGCGTCGCCCGGACGATCGACACCCGCCCGACCGACGACGCGCTTCGCGCGACTGATCCGCTGCGCCATCGTCGGCTCGGGCACGAGGTAGGCCTGCGCGATCTGGGCCGTGGTGAGACCGCCGACGGCTCGGAGCGTCAGCGCGACCGCCGACGACGGCGTGAGATCGGGGTGCGCGCACAGGAAGTACAGGCGCAACGTGTCGTCGGCGCTCGGCACCGCGCCGGCCGGAGGCTCGATGTCGAACCGAACCTCCCGGTCGCGGCGTGCCGCTTCCGAGCGGGTCATGTCGATGAACGCCCGCCACGCAACGGTCACCAGCCACGCCGTCGGATCGGTGGGTGGCTCGTGCTCCCACGCGGGGAGTGCGCGGATGAGCGCTTCTTGCACGGCGTCCTCGGCCGTCGCGAAGTCGACACCGCGACGGACGAGGACGCTCAGCACCTGCGGGACGAGCTCACGGAGCTCGACCTCGTCGACGGTCACTCCGTGACGGTCGGCGGTTCGCTCATGAACGGACGGACCTCGAGCCACTCGTGAATGGGCTCGCCGTTCGCGCCGGGCGCGGCCGACAGCTCGCCCGCGAGCTCGAGCGCGCGCTCGAAGCTGTCGACGTCGATCACCATCCACCCCGCGATCAGATCCTTCGTCTCCGCGAACGGACCGTCGGTGACGGGTGGGCGACCCTCGCCGTCGGAGCGGACCCACACGCCGTCGGGCGCCAGCGCCTGCGCGTCGACGAACTCACCGCTGCCCTCGAGCTTCGCCGCGAAGTCGCGCATGAACTGGATGTGCGCCTCGACCTCGGGGGGGCTCCAGCGGTCCATCGGCACGTTGTTCACCGGTGCCGGGGCGCCTCGGTAGTGCTTGAGCAACAGGTACTTGGCCATGGGGTTCTCCTCGGGTGACGCCGGCCCGTCCGGCCGGATTCACTCCTGGGACGGAGCCCGATCCGGGTCCTCGACATCGGGGCCGAGAAATTTCTCGGGTCAGGACACGAGCTCGGCGGTCTCGGCCGCGTCGAACACGAGGCCGCCGTCGGGGGTGGCGTCGACGACGATCGTGGAGCCGTCGAGGTACGTGCCCTCGAGCAGGCCCATCGCGATCGGATCGGCGAGCTCCCGCTGCAGCACCCGCTTGAGCGGTCGGGCGCCGTAGTCGGGGTCGTAGCCCGCACGCGAGATCCACGCGCGCGCCGCATCGGTGAGGTCGAGACCGACACCGCGATCCGCCAGACGCGAACGCAGCTGGCCGAGCTGGATGTCGACGATCCGCGCGATGTTCTCCTCCGACAGCCGGTCGAACACAACGATCTCGTCGACGCGGTTCACGAACTCGGGCTTGAAATGCGCGCGCACCGCCGCCATCACCGCGTCCGCGTCACCGCCCGATCCGAGGTTGCTCGTCATGACGACGACCGCGTTCGTGAAGTCGACCGTGCGGCCCTGCCCGTCGGTGAGCCGGCCGTCGTCCATCAACTGCAACAGCACGTTGAACACGTCGGGGTGCGCCTTCTCGATCTCGTCGAGCAGCACGACCGCGTACGGACGCCGGCGCACCGCCTCCGTGAGCTGGCCGCCCTCCTCGTAGCCGACGTAGCCCGGAGGCGCGCCGACGAGCCGCGACACCGAGTGCTTCTCCATGTACTCCGACATGTCGATGCGCACCATGGCGTGCTCGTCGTCGAACAGGAAGTCCGCGAGCGTGCGCGCGAGCTCGGTCTTGCCGACACCGGTCGGGCCGAGGAAGAGGAACGATCCGATCGGCCGGTGCGGGTCGGAGAGACCGGCGCGCGATCGACGGATCGCGTTCGCGACCGCGTGCACCGCCTCGTCCTGACCGATCACCCGTTCGTGCAGCACCTCTTCGAGGCGCACGAGCTTCGTGACCTCGCCCTCCATGAGCCGGCTCACGGGGATGCCGGTCCACTTGGCGACGATCTCGGCGACGTCCTCCTCGTCGACCTCTTCCTTCAACATCGCGCCGTCGTGCTGGAGCTCCACGAGCCGGTTCGACATCGTCTCGATCTCGCGCTCGAGCACCGGCAGGTGCCCGTAACGCAGCTGCGCGGC encodes the following:
- the purD gene encoding phosphoribosylamine--glycine ligase, which codes for MRVLLVGGGGREHALADALASSPELDELVAAPGNPGIAALGRCVPVAVDDPAAIAALADEVDAGLVIVGPEVPLVAGAVDAVQARGRLAFGPTAAAAQLEGSKAWMKELLALIGVPTATHATFGAGDEDAAFAYLERMSGSSYVVKTSGLAAGKGVVVTDSMGDARDAVHDYLSGAAFGDAGRTLVIEEGLSGPEVSLLVLCDGRDAVPLAPAQDHKRVGDGDRGPNTGGMGAYSPVPVAGADVVEEAMAKAVRPTLDELRLRGIDYRGILYAGLMLTNDGVKVIEYNVRFGDPECQVVIPRLESDLLRHCIESAGGRLETEVGFRDDACITVVAVAEGYPAPVRGGDVIDGLEAAAGIDGVTVFHAGTARRDDGAIVTAGGRVLDVTAIAPTIRDARDRAYAALDRISFPGMHYRHDIAGAALATRS
- a CDS encoding DUF6596 domain-containing protein, which encodes MTVDEVELRELVPQVLSVLVRRGVDFATAEDAVQEALIRALPAWEHEPPTDPTAWLVTVAWRAFIDMTRSEAARRDREVRFDIEPPAGAVPSADDTLRLYFLCAHPDLTPSSAVALTLRAVGGLTTAQIAQAYLVPEPTMAQRISRAKRVVGRAGVDRPGDARTVMRVLYLVFNEGYSGAIDLAAEAIRLTRQLARLVDEPEVQGLLALMLLHHARRRSRTAADGRIVPLADQDRSQWDTDLIAEGVDITHAALARDRLGEYQAQAAIAALHADAARVEETDWVQIVEWYDELLRFADTPIVRLNRAVAVGEADGAPAGLAALAAIDSNVPRREAVAAYLHEKNGELELAARLYADAARHAPNLAERDHQTRQAARVNQRLARAD
- a CDS encoding adenylosuccinate synthase — encoded protein: MPGAVIVGTQWGDEAKGKFTDYLAKETALVVRYQGGHNAGHTLVVDGEVFKLQLTPSGVLYPWVVPVIANGVVVDPAVLIDELDMLESRGIDTRRLRVSGNAHLIMPYHQELDRVTERFLGKNKLGTTKRGIGPAYADKALRVGLRVQDLLDPKIFKEKLDLALREKNGVLAKVYNRLPMDANEIARRYLEFVPRLAPMIDDTVYLVHEALEAGQWVLFEGAQATFLDLDHGTYPFVTSSNPVAGGVCTGAGVGPRAIERIVGVVKAYTTRVGSGPFPTELFPPDPIAELMIERGHEYGTNTGRKRRPGWIDGVMLRHAVRLNTCTELAITKLDVLSPLAELKVCVAYEGENGERYEHVPYHQSVLHKVRPVYETLPGWQCDIEEAEHLEDLPDAARDYVRFIETVAGAHVSFVSVGPARDQTVVRPRAA
- a CDS encoding YciI family protein, which gives rise to MAKYLLLKHYRGAPAPVNNVPMDRWSPPEVEAHIQFMRDFAAKLEGSGEFVDAQALAPDGVWVRSDGEGRPPVTDGPFAETKDLIAGWMVIDVDSFERALELAGELSAAPGANGEPIHEWLEVRPFMSEPPTVTE